From the Gallaecimonas kandeliae genome, one window contains:
- a CDS encoding M3 family metallopeptidase — protein sequence MHKTLIATAITAALALSACSDNKKDEKTQTQAPAPAAEQSTVKAAPAAATNVLMEKSPLQDQAPQFDKIKTSDYEPAFTKGIEEHKAEIDAIANNADAPTFDNTIVAMEKTGELLTRVAKTFFNLAGLISDEQFQRIEADMAPKLSEHEDNIYLNPKLFARVEAVYNTKDSLSAEDQRLVDFYYKQFVRAGAKLSDADKAKMRDLNSQLAKLSTEFSQNILKSFKDDVILVTDKAQLAGLADDEIASLAAAAKAAGKEGYLISLVNTTRQPILGSLENRELRQKIWETSAHRAMGSNGPVILKEAELRAEKAKLLGYPTWAAYVLEDQMAKTPDAVYGILDDLAPKAVAKAKAEAADIQAEIKKDGGDFELQPWDWAYYAEKVRKAKYDLDESQVKPYFEFNTVLHDGLFYAMNKLYGITFKERKDLPVWHDNVLAFEVFDQGGKSIGLYYLDPYARTGKNGGAWMDEFVTQSGLLGTRPVVYNALNIPKPAEGQPTLMTFDEVTTMFHEFGHAAHGLFSDVKYPSLAGTATARDFVEFPSQFNEDWDINPEVIGHYAKNYKTGEPIPKELLDKVLAAHKFNQGFDTTEYLAAALLDMEWHSIPAGTEIKDIEAFEHQALAKHGIDYAPVPPRYKSAYFSHTWSGGYSAGYYAYLWTEVFAADAFAYMKDHGGLTRENGDKFRKEILSKGNSQDLMQDYINFRGQKPTTDALLKRRGLVE from the coding sequence ATGCACAAGACCCTCATCGCCACCGCCATCACAGCGGCCCTGGCCCTCAGCGCCTGTTCTGACAATAAGAAAGACGAGAAAACCCAGACCCAGGCTCCGGCCCCCGCCGCCGAGCAAAGCACTGTGAAAGCCGCTCCTGCCGCTGCCACCAACGTGCTGATGGAGAAGAGCCCCCTGCAGGACCAGGCTCCCCAGTTCGACAAGATCAAGACCAGCGATTACGAGCCGGCCTTCACCAAGGGTATCGAAGAGCACAAGGCTGAGATCGACGCCATCGCCAACAACGCCGACGCCCCCACCTTCGACAACACCATCGTCGCCATGGAAAAGACCGGTGAGCTGCTGACCCGTGTTGCCAAGACCTTCTTCAACCTGGCCGGCCTCATCTCCGACGAGCAGTTCCAGCGCATCGAAGCCGACATGGCGCCCAAGCTCTCCGAGCACGAAGACAACATCTACCTCAACCCCAAGCTGTTCGCCCGGGTTGAAGCCGTCTACAACACCAAGGACAGCCTGAGCGCTGAAGACCAACGCCTGGTGGACTTCTACTACAAGCAGTTCGTGCGCGCCGGTGCCAAGCTCTCCGACGCCGACAAGGCCAAGATGCGCGACCTCAACAGCCAGCTGGCCAAGCTGTCCACCGAGTTCAGCCAGAACATCCTGAAATCCTTCAAGGATGACGTGATCCTGGTCACCGACAAGGCCCAACTGGCCGGCCTGGCCGACGACGAAATCGCCTCCCTGGCCGCCGCCGCCAAGGCCGCCGGCAAAGAGGGCTACCTGATCAGCCTCGTCAACACCACCCGCCAGCCGATCCTCGGCAGCCTGGAAAACCGTGAGCTGCGCCAGAAGATCTGGGAAACCTCCGCCCACCGTGCCATGGGCAGTAACGGCCCCGTGATCCTCAAGGAAGCCGAACTGCGCGCCGAGAAGGCCAAGCTGCTGGGCTACCCCACCTGGGCCGCCTACGTGCTGGAAGACCAGATGGCCAAGACCCCGGACGCCGTCTACGGCATCCTCGACGACCTGGCCCCCAAAGCCGTAGCCAAGGCCAAGGCCGAAGCGGCCGACATCCAGGCCGAGATCAAGAAAGACGGCGGCGACTTCGAACTGCAGCCCTGGGACTGGGCCTACTACGCCGAGAAGGTGCGCAAGGCCAAGTACGATCTGGACGAAAGCCAGGTCAAGCCCTACTTCGAGTTCAACACAGTGCTGCACGACGGCCTCTTCTACGCCATGAACAAGCTGTACGGCATCACCTTCAAAGAGCGCAAGGACCTGCCGGTTTGGCATGACAACGTCCTGGCCTTCGAAGTCTTCGACCAAGGCGGCAAGTCCATCGGCCTCTACTACCTCGACCCCTATGCCCGTACCGGCAAGAACGGCGGCGCCTGGATGGACGAGTTCGTGACCCAGAGCGGCCTGCTGGGCACCCGTCCGGTGGTCTACAACGCCCTGAACATTCCCAAGCCCGCCGAAGGCCAACCCACCCTGATGACCTTCGACGAAGTGACCACCATGTTCCACGAGTTCGGTCACGCTGCCCACGGCCTCTTCTCCGACGTCAAATACCCGAGTCTGGCCGGTACCGCTACCGCCCGCGACTTCGTGGAGTTCCCGTCGCAGTTCAACGAGGACTGGGACATCAATCCCGAGGTGATCGGCCACTACGCCAAGAACTACAAGACTGGCGAGCCCATCCCCAAAGAACTGCTGGACAAGGTGCTGGCGGCCCACAAGTTCAACCAGGGCTTTGACACCACCGAGTACCTGGCCGCGGCCCTGCTGGACATGGAGTGGCACTCCATCCCGGCCGGCACCGAGATCAAGGACATCGAGGCCTTCGAACACCAGGCCCTGGCCAAGCACGGCATCGACTACGCGCCGGTACCGCCGCGCTACAAGTCCGCCTACTTCAGCCACACCTGGTCTGGCGGCTACAGCGCCGGCTACTACGCCTACCTGTGGACCGAAGTCTTCGCCGCTGACGCCTTCGCCTACATGAAGGACCACGGCGGCCTGACCCGCGAGAACGGCGACAAGTTCCGCAAAGAGATCCTCTCCAAAGGCAACAGCCAGGATCTGATGCAGGACTACATCAACTTCCGCGGCCAAAAACCCACCACAGACGCCCTGCTCAAGCGCCGCGGCCTGGTGGAATAA
- a CDS encoding spermidine synthase — translation MRSLLLLLALASPLLGATVVHQERSLYRDISVIDAKGRRCLVFAAVRGDLNQSCQYLDGSQQLVFPYTRMSFAALLLQPAPKRILVVGLGGGTLPMTLSRLLPKAEITVVELDEAVEKVAKAYFGFKETPQMKVTLSDARVYVKRAGLKGEHFDLILLDAFNGDYIPEHLMTREFLEEVKALMSPGAVLVANTFSTSKLYDHESATYAAVFGPFFNFRQPKVTLSRVIVASLAPLPSRAQMQQRAKALVALLAPYGIPIASYPALLSSTPDWDQGARVLTDQYSPANLLNQQP, via the coding sequence ATGCGTAGCCTGCTCCTGCTGCTGGCCCTGGCTAGCCCCCTGCTTGGCGCCACCGTCGTCCACCAGGAGCGCTCCCTGTACAGGGACATCTCCGTCATCGACGCCAAGGGCAGGCGCTGCCTGGTGTTCGCCGCCGTAAGGGGCGATCTCAACCAAAGCTGCCAATACCTCGATGGCAGCCAACAACTGGTGTTCCCCTACACCCGCATGAGCTTTGCCGCCCTGCTGCTGCAACCGGCCCCCAAGCGGATACTGGTGGTGGGCCTGGGTGGCGGCACCCTGCCCATGACGTTGTCCCGGCTCTTACCCAAGGCCGAGATCACAGTGGTGGAGCTGGACGAAGCGGTGGAGAAGGTGGCCAAGGCCTACTTCGGTTTCAAGGAGACGCCCCAGATGAAGGTCACCCTCAGTGACGCCAGGGTCTATGTGAAAAGGGCCGGTCTCAAAGGGGAGCATTTCGATCTCATCCTCCTCGATGCCTTCAACGGCGACTACATCCCCGAGCATTTGATGACCCGGGAGTTCCTTGAAGAGGTCAAAGCCCTGATGAGTCCGGGCGCCGTGCTGGTGGCCAATACCTTTTCCACCAGCAAGCTCTACGATCACGAGTCCGCCACTTACGCTGCAGTGTTCGGGCCCTTCTTCAACTTCCGCCAACCCAAAGTCACCCTGAGCCGGGTGATAGTGGCAAGCCTGGCCCCCTTGCCAAGCCGGGCCCAGATGCAGCAAAGGGCCAAGGCATTGGTCGCGCTGCTGGCGCCCTACGGCATCCCCATAGCGAGCTACCCTGCCTTACTGTCCAGCACGCCGGACTGGGACCAGGGCGCCAGGGTGCTGACCGACCAGTATTCGCCCGCCAACCTCCTTAACCAGCAACCCTGA
- a CDS encoding M3 family metallopeptidase: MRKTLLAAAIGATLALSACSDDKATEAKAQTSAQAAKPQAPATAAANPLFHKSSLQYEAPEFDKISLDDYVPAFEKGMKDQAAEVDAIANSADAPSFDNTIVAMEKTGALLDRTASTFFALTGTISNDKIRAIQSEMAPKLSAHQDNINLNPKLFARIEAVYNSRDSLNAEDKRLVEIYYKQFVRAGAKLDDAQKAKVRELNGEMAKLTNDFAQNVLKATKDAAVVVDDKAELKGLSDADIASLAAVGKAAGMDGKYVINLMNTTRQPILSSLDNRALREQVWKASAGRASELNDPVIKRLTELRAEKAQLMGFNSWADYVLDNQMAKKPAAVFKMLDDLAPKVVAKAKMEAADIQAEIKAEGGDFQLEPWDWAYYAEKVRKAKYDLDESQIRPYFELDKVLKDGVFFTMHNLYGITLKERHDLPVYHPDVRTFEVFDDKGNSIGLFYADYFARDGKRGGAWMNAMVSQNDLLGKKPVVVNVLNIPKPAPGQPALLTFDEATTMFHEFGHALHGLFSKVKYPSVAGTAVPRDFVEFPSQFEEDWAINPKVIANYAKHYQTGEPIPAELLKKVMDSRKFNQGFDSLEYIEAALLDMEWHSFPAGTDVGSVADFEAKALEKHGVKLDVVPPRYKSPYFSHTFAGGYSAGYYAYLWTEVFAADAFAYMKEHGGLTRENGDKFRKAILSKGNSIDTMQQYINFKGAEPTVDALLKRRGLVD; encoded by the coding sequence ATGCGCAAGACATTGTTAGCCGCCGCCATAGGCGCCACCCTGGCCCTGAGTGCCTGTTCCGACGACAAGGCCACCGAAGCCAAGGCGCAGACCAGCGCCCAGGCCGCCAAGCCCCAGGCACCGGCCACCGCAGCGGCCAACCCCCTGTTCCACAAGAGCAGCCTGCAGTATGAGGCCCCCGAATTCGACAAGATAAGCCTCGACGACTATGTGCCGGCCTTCGAGAAGGGCATGAAGGACCAGGCGGCGGAAGTGGACGCCATCGCCAACAGCGCCGATGCCCCCAGCTTCGACAACACCATAGTGGCCATGGAAAAGACCGGCGCCCTGCTGGACCGCACCGCCAGCACCTTCTTCGCCCTCACCGGCACCATCTCCAACGACAAGATCCGCGCCATCCAGTCCGAGATGGCCCCCAAGCTGTCCGCCCACCAGGACAACATCAACCTCAACCCCAAGCTGTTCGCCCGCATCGAGGCCGTCTACAACAGCCGCGACAGCCTCAATGCCGAAGACAAGCGCCTGGTGGAGATCTACTACAAGCAGTTCGTCCGTGCCGGCGCCAAGCTGGACGACGCCCAGAAGGCCAAGGTGCGTGAGCTGAACGGCGAGATGGCCAAGCTCACCAACGACTTCGCCCAGAACGTACTGAAAGCCACCAAGGACGCCGCCGTGGTGGTGGACGACAAGGCCGAGCTGAAAGGCCTCTCCGACGCCGACATCGCTTCCCTGGCTGCCGTCGGCAAGGCCGCAGGCATGGACGGCAAGTACGTCATCAACCTGATGAACACCACCCGCCAGCCGATCCTCTCCAGCCTCGACAACCGCGCCCTGCGTGAGCAGGTGTGGAAGGCTTCCGCTGGCCGCGCCAGCGAGCTCAACGACCCCGTCATCAAGCGCCTCACCGAGCTGCGCGCCGAAAAGGCCCAGCTGATGGGCTTCAACAGCTGGGCCGACTACGTGCTGGACAACCAGATGGCCAAGAAGCCGGCCGCCGTCTTCAAGATGCTGGACGACCTGGCACCCAAGGTGGTTGCCAAGGCCAAGATGGAGGCGGCCGACATCCAAGCCGAGATCAAGGCCGAAGGCGGCGACTTCCAGCTTGAGCCCTGGGACTGGGCCTACTACGCCGAGAAGGTGCGCAAGGCCAAGTACGACCTGGACGAAAGCCAGATCCGCCCCTACTTCGAGCTGGACAAGGTGCTCAAGGACGGGGTCTTCTTCACCATGCACAACCTCTACGGCATCACCCTCAAGGAGCGTCACGACCTGCCCGTCTACCACCCAGACGTGCGCACCTTCGAGGTGTTCGACGACAAGGGCAACAGCATAGGCCTCTTCTACGCCGACTACTTCGCCCGTGACGGCAAGCGCGGCGGTGCCTGGATGAACGCCATGGTCAGCCAGAACGACCTGCTGGGCAAAAAGCCGGTGGTGGTGAACGTGCTGAACATTCCCAAGCCCGCCCCTGGCCAGCCGGCGCTGCTGACCTTCGACGAAGCCACCACCATGTTCCACGAGTTCGGCCACGCCCTGCACGGCCTCTTCTCCAAGGTGAAATACCCCAGCGTCGCCGGCACGGCCGTGCCCCGCGACTTCGTGGAATTCCCCTCGCAGTTCGAGGAAGACTGGGCCATCAACCCCAAGGTCATCGCTAACTACGCCAAGCACTACCAGACCGGCGAGCCTATCCCGGCCGAGCTGCTGAAGAAGGTGATGGATTCGCGCAAGTTCAACCAGGGTTTTGACAGCCTTGAGTACATCGAAGCGGCCCTGCTGGACATGGAATGGCACAGCTTCCCGGCCGGTACCGACGTGGGCAGCGTCGCCGACTTCGAGGCCAAGGCCCTGGAGAAGCACGGCGTCAAGCTCGACGTGGTGCCGCCCCGCTACAAGTCCCCCTACTTCAGCCACACCTTTGCCGGTGGCTACAGCGCGGGCTACTACGCCTACCTCTGGACAGAAGTCTTCGCGGCCGATGCCTTCGCCTACATGAAGGAGCACGGCGGCCTGACCCGTGAGAACGGCGACAAGTTCCGCAAAGCCATCCTCTCCAAGGGCAACAGCATCGACACCATGCAACAGTACATCAACTTCAAGGGCGCCGAGCCCACGGTGGATGCCCTGCTCAAGCGCCGCGGCCTGGTGGACTGA